The Feifania hominis DNA window TGACGAAAATACGAGAGTGCGGTTTTATCGGGGGATTTTAGAGGGTGAGGAGGAGACCTGTGTTGTCGACGACCCGGCGCTGCTGGAAGAGTTCTTTACATATCTAAGACAATACCGGTATAAACAGCGGGGGCAATACTATGATGAGTTGGCAGACCGCAGCTCTTTCAAAGGGTACTACTATTTTGAAGTGGAGTGGAAAAGACATTGTTGCTATTTTTGGATAGAGTCTAATTTGCTTGAACGAAGTTTCAGCAATGGCTTTTTAATAAGAAAAAGTGGGGAACAGATGGAACTGACAGAAGATTTTCTAAGTGCATATTGGGAAAAGCTGCCCTGGGGGAAGAGAGCCGATGATGAGGAGTTATGGATAACACAGCCACCCAATCCGCTGACAGGAGGATAACCAATTGGTTATCCTCCTGTTTGGCTATTAGATGCGTTTAGAGAATCCTGAGCCCCAGTAGATACTTGCTGCATATGGGTATATTTGGTATACTGACAGTGAACGGAAGAGGGGTGACGAGTATGAAGCAAAACAGAGCGGGCGCGCCGCTGAAAAGCGATTATAGCGGGGTGTACCGAGTGATGTTTTTCATAAGGCGCCACTGGCTGAAGATACTCATCTTCGGCGGGTGGGGGCTCATGCTTCTTGTCAGCTTCTGTACGACGATGGTTAACACCTACAGCGAGCGCAGCTTTGACGACATCTGTACGGTGCCGATTGATGAAAATACGAGAGTGCGGTTTTACCGGGGAATTCTGGAGGGTGAGGAGGAGTCCTGTGTCGTCGACGACCCGGAGCTGCTGGAGGAGTTTTTTACATATCTAAGACAATACCGGTACAAACATCGGGACGAGTACCATAGTCTGTATGGTGATGCATGGGTAAATCGCTCTTCTTTCAAGGGGTACTACTATTTTGAAGTGGAATGGAGGAGATCTTATTGCTACTTCTATTTAGAGTCTAATCGGCTTGAAAGAGATGATAGCAATGGCTTTTTTATAAGAAGAAACGGAGAACAGGTGGAACTGACAGAAGATTTTATTAGCGCATATTGGGAAAAGCTGCCCTGGGGGAAGAGAGCCGACGATGAGGAATTATGGAAGAGAAAATTTCAAGTCCGGATGACATGGGAGTAACCAAATGGTTACTCCCATGTTTTTCAGTCTATACCCAATAGCTATTGGTCGTAAGTCATATTGATACTAATAATGTGGTTGAGATAGTCAATGGCCGCCTGTCGGTAATAATAGTTGGCCATCTTCCCCTCAAAAGCGCCGTCGGGCTTTGACTGCCAATCGGCAATCATTTTTTCCAGTTTCTTGATGAATTTCTCACGGTAAAACTCATTGCTGATTATAAAACGCGCATCAGTTTTCTGAATATTTGTTATTTTTTGCGCTAGACGATCTCTTTCTTCATCCAGCTCCTGCAATTTGAACAGATTACTAAGAGAGTTTTTTACAACGTCGGGCGGGAGATCGGAGCTTAAATATGCCATAGTCAATGTTGCAATATTGTTTATGGCCTGTGAGGATGTCAGCCCGTCACCACTGACGCCGGAGGCCATGCCTGCAAAGACATTTGCGGCAAAGTCACTGGCAAAACAGAGCATATACAGATTGTTATACTTGTCCTGCACATCTTCCAGCTCTTTGCTTACTTCACTAAGCAGACTATGATTTTTGAAGAAATAGTTGTTGTGCCACATCTCCTGAAAAATGTTGTCCGCCTGCGGGTATTTCATCAGTTCCTCCAGTTCTTTTTTGACATCGGCTCTTCCGGCGGCGGCGTACTCGTTGTCGTAGGCGGGGCGTGACGATTTGAATTCGGCAGTCACTTCGTCGGGCCGAAACGGAGGTGTCTCACCGGCATCGGGAAGATCCTGATCGGGCGGGAGATAATCTTCGATCTCCGGCAGATTCAGCGCGCCGCTCTCCCAGAGGGGCTGATAGGGGCTGTTGAGCTTTGCTCTGTCGGAGGAACCGACCGCGGCGGAGGAGGTCTTCAGTGGCTTTTGGGCGACGACCGGTGTGACCTGTGGCTGCTGCCCTTTGGGATACAGACGCTTTTGCGCGGGCTCGGCGCTCTGCTCGCCCATGCCAAGGGGAGCGGGCTTCTGCCCGGCTGGCAGAACGGCTTTTTTCGGCCGGCTGCCCTGAGAGGACAGTTGGGGCAGCTGTTTTGTCTCGGTCGGCTCCGTATAACGCCACTCCTGGACCGGGGGCGGGGCAGTGACTGACGGCGTGACGCCGGCTTGCCCGGCGCTGCGCTGCGCGCTCTGCCCCTCGTCGAGCTCGTGCAGCATACTGCCGAGCTGCCGGGCCGTATCCGGCGGCAGCTTTGACAAGTAGGCCTCGCGCTCCAGATTGCGCTCCGGCATATTCCGGCCGCTGTAGGGAGTGGGAAAATTCTGCTGTTTTGAAAAAGACATATTGACACCTCTGTAATAATAATTATTATAACCAAATTATTACAGATTAGAACTTTTTTGTCTATGCACAGACTTCACAAAAATTCTACCTAAAGTTCGTTAAATTCATATCCGCGCAAAATAAAGCATCCCCCGCGATCGTTCGCAGGGGATGTTTGGCTTTTATGGTTAGTCTGCTTTGTATTCCGCAATATCCTCCAGTTTGCATGACAGAGCCGCGCATAATTTACTCAGGGTTTTTGTCTCTATGTTTTCGTTGGCTCGAAGCCGTCGAATTGTCTTGCTGTCAATGCCACAGCGCTCTCTGAGCTGGTAAGTTGTGATTTCGCGCCTGGCCATGGTTTCCCACAGCTTGTCAAATATGACCACGAAACCACCTCCAAAATGGAAAAAGGTTTATTTCAACGAATGGATAACACTCTCAAATATCTTCAAAGCCTGGTTCCGACGCGTGGCGTCAAGCGCATTGAGTTTTCTGATGATATCGTTGCTCTTTGTCTTGTAACCGACCGTAAGACTATCCTGAAGAACGTCGTCGGCAGAGGCCTCCAACGTGTTGAGAATCAGAATAAACGTCTCGAGCTTTGGGATTTTGTCACCGCGCTCAATATCAGCGAGATAACGTGTACTGATACCAATTTTCTCCGAACACTCATTCAGATTCCACCCTTGTTTAGAGCGATAAGATTTCAGTTTTTTGCCAAAGCTCTTGGTATCCATACGGCCATCACCTCCTATTTGGGGATTTATCTACTAATAGCATAATGTCCCGCCAAACCATAAAGTATGATCTATTAATAGAAATAACCCTTAATAGTAGTTGATTCAGTTAGAACTCTATGGTACTATATCAGAGGGAGTGAAAGATATGGTCAAGTCAACAGGGATAACGCGAAAGATTGATGAATTGGGGCGGATGGTTCTTCCCAAGGAAATCCGGGATTTTATGGGCATTTGTGACAGAGATGCCCTTGAATTTATGCTGGATGAGAAACGGAACCTGGTTGTAATCCGAAAGGCGACCAGAATGTGCCTGAGGTGCAGAGCGACCGGTGATCTGAAGACAATCAGACAGGGATACTATCTCCGCGGCAGATGCCTGGAAGAATTGAGGCAGGCCTGATCCAATGCTTGCGCGGCTGCGGCGCGCGTGTTACAATAGCGGTACCAAATGATAGGGGAGAGCACGCCATGCGGCTTGACAAATTTTTAAAGGTGTCGCGCATCATCAAGCGCCGCACTGTGGCAAACGAGGCCTGCGACGCGGGGCGCGTCGCGGTGAACGGCCGGCCCGCGCGCGCGTCGTACGACGTCAAGGCGGGCGACGTCATTGCCATCACATTCGGCGAGAAGACGCTCAAAGCCGAGGTGCTCGACGTGCGCGAGCATGTGGCGAAGGACGCGTCGGACAGCCTGTACCGCATCATCGACTGAAAGCCGGGGCCCTGTGGCCCCGGCTTTTTGCTTTTGGACATATCCCGCCGCCGCCTCTCATAAAATGGACTATGGCGGCCCAGGCGCCGCCCGAGTGACAACAAGGAGGAGCGGCTATGGCGGAGGAAAAACGAATTCCCAAGAAACACAACATCATTCTGGAAAACAGAAAGTCCATGAGCATTTCGGGCATTGAGGATGTGGACAGCTTCGACGAGGAGACGGTGGTGCTCTACACCGACGACGGCACGCTTGTCATCCGCGGCAGCGAGCTGCACATCAACCGCCTCAACGTCGAGAGCGGCGACCTCTCGGTGGAGGGGCGCATCGACAGCCTGAGCTACGAGGACGGCGAGAGCAAAAAGGGCGGCTTCTTTGCCCGGCTGATGCGCTGAGGGCCCCGTGAGCGTCACGATT harbors:
- a CDS encoding helix-turn-helix domain-containing protein, coding for MVIFDKLWETMARREITTYQLRERCGIDSKTIRRLRANENIETKTLSKLCAALSCKLEDIAEYKAD
- a CDS encoding helix-turn-helix domain-containing protein, which gives rise to MDTKSFGKKLKSYRSKQGWNLNECSEKIGISTRYLADIERGDKIPKLETFILILNTLEASADDVLQDSLTVGYKTKSNDIIRKLNALDATRRNQALKIFESVIHSLK
- a CDS encoding AbrB/MazE/SpoVT family DNA-binding domain-containing protein; this encodes MVKSTGITRKIDELGRMVLPKEIRDFMGICDRDALEFMLDEKRNLVVIRKATRMCLRCRATGDLKTIRQGYYLRGRCLEELRQA
- a CDS encoding RNA-binding S4 domain-containing protein yields the protein MRLDKFLKVSRIIKRRTVANEACDAGRVAVNGRPARASYDVKAGDVIAITFGEKTLKAEVLDVREHVAKDASDSLYRIID
- the yabP gene encoding sporulation protein YabP, coding for MAEEKRIPKKHNIILENRKSMSISGIEDVDSFDEETVVLYTDDGTLVIRGSELHINRLNVESGDLSVEGRIDSLSYEDGESKKGGFFARLMR